The following proteins are co-located in the Anser cygnoides isolate HZ-2024a breed goose chromosome 2, Taihu_goose_T2T_genome, whole genome shotgun sequence genome:
- the CPNE3 gene encoding copine-3, which produces MAAQCVTKVELTIACTNLLDKDVGSKSDPLCVLLQNTSGQQWYEVDRTERIKNSLNPKFSKKFLIDYYFELVQKLKFGIYDIDNKTFDLSDDDFLGEFECTLGQIVSSKTITKPLVLKNGRPAGRGSITITAEEVKDNRVVVFEVEARKLDNKDFFGKSDPYLEFHKQTGDGNWVMVHRTEVIKNNLNPVWRPFKISLNSLCYSDMDKSIKVECYDYDSDGSHDLIGSFQTTMSKLKEASRSSPVEFECINEKKRQKKKNYKNSGIVSVKHCEITVECTFLDYIMGGCQLNFTVGIDFTGSNGDPRSPDSLHYLSPNGVNEYLTAIWSVGMVIQDYDTDKMFPAFGFGAQIPPSFQVSHEFPLNFNPSNPFCNGIQGIVDAYRACLPQVKLYGPTNFSPIINHVARFAAAATQQQTASQYFILLIITDGVITDLDQTRTAIVNASKLPMSIIIVGVGGADFDAMEFLDGDNGVLRSSSGEPAVRDIVQFVPFRKFQNSPKEALAQCVLAEVPQQVVNYFSTYKLQPPKNPAAK; this is translated from the exons ATGGCGGCGCAGTGTGTGACAAAGGTGGAGCTGACTATTGCATGCACTAATCTCTTGGATAAAGATGTTGGTTCCAAGTCAGACCCCCTGTGTGTGCTTCTCCAGAACACAAGTGGTCAGCAGTGGTATGAG GTCGATCGCACAGAAAGAATTAAGAATTCCTTGAACccaaagttttcaaagaaatttctAATTGATTACTATTTTGAGCTTGTTCAGAAACTTAAATTTGGAATATATGACATTGATAACAAAACCTTTGATCTGAGTGATGATGACTTCCTGGGAGAATTTGAATGTACACTGGGGCAG ATAGTTTCTAGCAAGACTATAACAAAACCATTAGTACTTAAAAATGGCAGACCTGCTGGAAGAGGAAGTATTACG aTTACAGCAGAAGAAGTGAAGGATAACAGAGTGGTTGTATTCGAAGTAGAAGCAAGGAAATTGGACAATAAG GATTTTTTTGGGAAGTCAGATCCTTATCTGGAATTCCACAAGCAAACTGGAGATGGAAACTGGGTGATGGTTCACAGAACAGAG GTTATTAAAAACAACTTGAATCCTGTTTGGAGGCCCTTTAAAATCTCTCTCAATTCTCTGTGCTACAGTGACATGGATAAGTCAATCAAG GTTGAGTGCTATGACTACGATAGTGATGGGTCTCATGATCTCATAGGAAGTTTTCAGACCACGATGTCAAAACTGAAGGAAGCATCTCGATCTTCACCT GTTGAATTTGAGTGcatcaatgaaaagaaaagacagaagaaaaaaaactataaaaactCTGGCATTGTGAGCGTTAAGCACTGTGAG atcacAGTAGAATGCACATTCCTGGATTACATCATGGGTGGGTGTCAGCTGAATTTCACA GTGGGGATAGACTTTACAGGCTCGAATGGAGACCCACGCTCTCCAGACTCCCTTCATTACCTCAGCCCTAATGGAGTTAATGAATACCTAACAGCCATTTGGTCTGTAGGGATGGTCATTCAGGATTATGATAc AGATAAGATGTTTCCAGCCTTTGGATTTGGTGCACAGATTcctccttcctttcag GTGTCACATGAGTTCCCATTGAATTTTAACCCATCAAACCCATTCTGTAATG GAATCCAAGGCATTGTTGATGCATATCGGGCTTGTCTTCCTCAAGTGAAGTTATATGGGCCAACCAATTTTTCTCCAATTATAAATCATGTGGCAAGATTTGCTGCTGCAGCTACACAGCAGCAAACAGCATCT CAATACTTTATTCTTCTGATCATAACGGATGGTGTGATAACGGACCTTGATCAAACTCGAACTGCCATAGTTAATGCTTCAAAATTGCCCATGTCCATTATCATTGTTGGTGTTGGAGGAGCAGACTTTGATGCTATGGAGTTTCTTGATGGTGACAATGGAGTTCTTAGGTCTTCATCAGGAGAACCAGCTGTCAGAGACATTGTCCAGTTTGTGCCATTTAGGAAGTTCCAAAAT tctCCAAAAGAAGCTCTGGCGCAGTGTGTCCTGGCAGAAGTCCCCCAGCAGGTGGTGAACTACTTCAGCACCTACAAATTGCAACCTCCTAAGAATCCTGCTGCAAAGTGA